A single genomic interval of Cucumis sativus cultivar 9930 chromosome 5, Cucumber_9930_V3, whole genome shotgun sequence harbors:
- the LOC101211725 gene encoding uncharacterized protein LOC101211725 isoform X2 has protein sequence MARYGGALVSAVEVSPAKIAGFNGLHYPTFFLFPSFVKPLVNCTLTSSVIYRATPITASYVYPEPIPEFAEVETQKFKEQLSKKLAKDRETFGNDFDSVVDVCSKLNDKSANP, from the exons ATGGCGCGGTACGGTGGCGCTCTGGTCTCGGCCGTTGAGGTTTCTCCCGCCAAGATAGCAGGCTTCAACGGTCTTCACTATCCGacgtttttccttttcccttcTTTCGTAAAGCCTTTGGTTAATTGTACTTTGACTTCTTCCGTAATTTACAGAGCCACTCCGATCACGGCCAGCTACGTTTACCCAGAACCAATACCGGAATTTGCAGAAGTT GAAACCCAGAAATTTAAGGAGCAGTTGTCGAAAAAACTAGCGAAGGATCGCGAGACATTCGGGAACGACTTCGATTCGGTTGTGGATGTTTGCTCGAAG TTAAACGACAAGTCGGCAAACCCGTAA
- the LOC101209663 gene encoding uncharacterized protein LOC101209663 has product MGNCQAVDAAALVIQHPSGRIERLYWPVVASEVMRTNPGHYVSLIIPLPQSEDDNREPKTVRFTRVKLLRPNDTLALGHAYRLVTTQEVMKVLRAKKYAKSKKPLPESEEKPQTVMEERSAGDEEEDTEKNQQAVKHERHRIRAPVANTTAARSRAWRPSLQSISEAAS; this is encoded by the exons ATGGGTAATTGTCAAGCGGTTGATGCAGCGGCTTTGGTTATACAGCACCCAAGTGGCCGGATTGAGAGGTTGTATTGGCCGGTGGTTGCTAGTGAAGTTATGAGGACTAATCCGGGTCATTATGTTTCTCTTATAATTCCATTGCCTCAATCTGAGGATGACAATCGCGAGCCAAAAACGGTGCGGTTTACTCGTGTCAAGCTTCTTCGGCCAAATGACACTCTTGCTCTTGGCCATGCCTATCGACTTGTTACCACTCAAG AGGTTATGAAGGTGTTGCGGGCTAAAAAGTATGCAAAATCTAAGAAGCCTTTGCCGGAATCGGAGGAGAAGCCGCAGACGGTGATGGAGGAGCGGTCTGCtggtgatgaagaagaagatactgAAAAGAATCAGCAG GCAGTCAAACATGAAAGACATCGAATTAGAGCACCTGTAGCAAACACAACCGCGGCGAGATCAAGGGCTTGGAGACCATCATTGCAAAGCATCTCTGAAGCTGCCAGCTGA
- the LOC101211725 gene encoding protein PLASTID REDOX INSENSITIVE 2, chloroplastic isoform X1, whose protein sequence is MARYGGALVSAVEVSPAKIAGFNGLHYPTFFLFPSFVKPLVNCTLTSSVIYRATPITASYVYPEPIPEFAEVETQKFKEQLSKKLAKDRETFGNDFDSVVDVCSKIFGEYLHVEYGGPGTLIVEPFTNMFIALNERKLSGAPLAARTSLLWAQNHLDNDWNIWNSKGGFK, encoded by the exons ATGGCGCGGTACGGTGGCGCTCTGGTCTCGGCCGTTGAGGTTTCTCCCGCCAAGATAGCAGGCTTCAACGGTCTTCACTATCCGacgtttttccttttcccttcTTTCGTAAAGCCTTTGGTTAATTGTACTTTGACTTCTTCCGTAATTTACAGAGCCACTCCGATCACGGCCAGCTACGTTTACCCAGAACCAATACCGGAATTTGCAGAAGTT GAAACCCAGAAATTTAAGGAGCAGTTGTCGAAAAAACTAGCGAAGGATCGCGAGACATTCGGGAACGACTTCGATTCGGTTGTGGATGTTTGCTCGAAG ATATTTGGTGAATATTTGCATGTGGAGTACGGAGGTCCTGGGACATTAATAGTAGAGCCTTTCACTAATATGTTTATTGCTCTCAACGAGAGGAAATTATCCGGAGCGCCTTTGGCTGCAAGAACTTCACTACTATGGGCTCAAAACCACCTGGATAACGATTGGAACATTTGGAACTCAAAAGGAGGGTTCAAATGA
- the LOC101209417 gene encoding cyclin-D1-1 isoform X1 — protein MSVSISNCFSNLLCQEDSSGVFSGESPGCSSDLESPACVEESISVFIKNERHFVPDYDCFSRFQSPSLDAAARLDSIAWILKVQAYYGFQPLTAYLSVNYLDRFLCSRRLPQSNGWPLQLLSVACLSLAAKMEEPLVPALLDLQVEGAKYIFEPRTICRMELLVLRVLDWRLRSVTPFNFIAFFAYKLDPSGDFIEFLISRATEIILSHIREVIFLEYWPSCIAAAALLCAANEVQSLSVVNPEHAESWCNGLRKENIMGCYRLMQEIVLDNTRRKSPKILPQYRVTVRTRMRSSDLSSSYSSSSSSSSSSPNKRRKLNQTHLWVHDDKGNNTEE, from the exons ATGTCCGTATCCATTTCCAACTGCTTCTCTAATTTACTCTGCCAGGAAGATTCTTCCGGCGTCTTCTCCGGCGAGTCCCCGGGGTGTTCTTCCGACCTCGAGTCTCCAGCCTGCGTCGAGGAATCTATTTCCGTCTTCATCAAGAATGAGCGTCACTTCGTTCCCGATTACGACTGTTTCTCGCGCTTCCAATCTCCGTCGCTTGATGCCGCCGCTAGACTAGACTCTATTGCATGGATTCTTAAG GTTCAAGCATATTACGGTTTTCAGCCGTTAACAGCGTATCTCTCCGTCAACTATTTGGATCGCTTCCTTTGTTCACGCCGTTTGCCg CAATCAAATGGATGGCCATTGCAACTTCTCTCTGTTGCTTGTCTCTCACTCGCTGCTAAAATGGAGGAACCACTTGTTCCTGCATTACTAGATCTTCAG gTTGAAGGggctaaatatatatttgaaccCAGAACAATATGCAGGATGGAATTATTGGTCCTGAGGGTATTAGATTGGCGGCTACGTTCGGTAACACCGTTCAATTTCATAGCATTCTTTGCCTACAAGCTTGACCCATCTGGGGATTTCATTGAGTTTCTTATCTCAAGAGCAACAGAGATTATACTGTCACATATCCGAG AGGTAATATTTCTGGAGTACTGGCCATCTTGTATTGCGGCGGCTGCTTTGCTTTGTGCTGCAAATGAAGTCCAGAGTTTGTCTGTTGTCAATCCAGAACATGCTGAATCATGGTGCAATGGTCTAAGGAAA GAAAATATCATGGGCTGCTACCGGTTAATGCAAGAGATTGTGCTTGATAATACCCGAAGAAAGTCTCCCAAAATCTTACCTCAGTATAGAGTGACAGTCCGCACTAGAATGAGATCCAGCGACTTATCTTCTTCctactcttcttcttcttcctcatcttcatcatcaccaaacaaaaggagaaaattaAACCAGACCCATCTCTGGGTACATGATGATAAGGGTAACAACACTGAAGAATGA
- the LOC101209417 gene encoding cyclin-D1-1 isoform X2, whose protein sequence is MSVSISNCFSNLLCQEDSSGVFSGESPGCSSDLESPACVEESISVFIKNERHFVPDYDCFSRFQSPSLDAAARLDSIAWILKVQAYYGFQPLTAYLSVNYLDRFLCSRRLPVEGAKYIFEPRTICRMELLVLRVLDWRLRSVTPFNFIAFFAYKLDPSGDFIEFLISRATEIILSHIREVIFLEYWPSCIAAAALLCAANEVQSLSVVNPEHAESWCNGLRKENIMGCYRLMQEIVLDNTRRKSPKILPQYRVTVRTRMRSSDLSSSYSSSSSSSSSSPNKRRKLNQTHLWVHDDKGNNTEE, encoded by the exons ATGTCCGTATCCATTTCCAACTGCTTCTCTAATTTACTCTGCCAGGAAGATTCTTCCGGCGTCTTCTCCGGCGAGTCCCCGGGGTGTTCTTCCGACCTCGAGTCTCCAGCCTGCGTCGAGGAATCTATTTCCGTCTTCATCAAGAATGAGCGTCACTTCGTTCCCGATTACGACTGTTTCTCGCGCTTCCAATCTCCGTCGCTTGATGCCGCCGCTAGACTAGACTCTATTGCATGGATTCTTAAG GTTCAAGCATATTACGGTTTTCAGCCGTTAACAGCGTATCTCTCCGTCAACTATTTGGATCGCTTCCTTTGTTCACGCCGTTTGCCg gTTGAAGGggctaaatatatatttgaaccCAGAACAATATGCAGGATGGAATTATTGGTCCTGAGGGTATTAGATTGGCGGCTACGTTCGGTAACACCGTTCAATTTCATAGCATTCTTTGCCTACAAGCTTGACCCATCTGGGGATTTCATTGAGTTTCTTATCTCAAGAGCAACAGAGATTATACTGTCACATATCCGAG AGGTAATATTTCTGGAGTACTGGCCATCTTGTATTGCGGCGGCTGCTTTGCTTTGTGCTGCAAATGAAGTCCAGAGTTTGTCTGTTGTCAATCCAGAACATGCTGAATCATGGTGCAATGGTCTAAGGAAA GAAAATATCATGGGCTGCTACCGGTTAATGCAAGAGATTGTGCTTGATAATACCCGAAGAAAGTCTCCCAAAATCTTACCTCAGTATAGAGTGACAGTCCGCACTAGAATGAGATCCAGCGACTTATCTTCTTCctactcttcttcttcttcctcatcttcatcatcaccaaacaaaaggagaaaattaAACCAGACCCATCTCTGGGTACATGATGATAAGGGTAACAACACTGAAGAATGA